In Oryza brachyantha chromosome 1, ObraRS2, whole genome shotgun sequence, the following are encoded in one genomic region:
- the LOC102716358 gene encoding uncharacterized protein LOC102716358 isoform X2, producing MDVDGESSGPVGDMNDLENYSFENETCGICRDIVIDRGVLDCCQHWFCYTCIDNWSAITNRCPLCKSEFQSITCTPVFDTTGANNEDEYSLTSGDDDWYMQGENNTLSFPSYYIDAEAVVCLDDGDCKIRSGAVSVEDDSTFDTSIACDSCDLWYHAICVGFNPEVASEDSWLCPRCVSTEVKHNADPILKQNFSGDCSTGSGRTTTDASFSGRVSVSVADEGETALVVSMVGVHSEIRDGLSEPSLGLKTEQERFNSNSYPSYSNDDLLNEAVADAKIFRNSDGFTISHDRCSETNLVHKVSSEPTERPLEFSPIRESATTLFRSEQGNMPNVQLEVPQHAPSCSFSQISKVSENSGEENTLLREIGRSTVITPQFSSPAGDAAKSNDIDLIDAGEIKQMGSALDVQLTSTHDGKAIGDIEVKYKESNDEIGRPAKKARSEVSEQEMDLIGNSGASPSDDHTTSSPAKAEIGGMPEFLRSDNSVPDIMSIVGEDYRRDPGRELARPVGRRAGDKPGLRVKKIFRKEEGKKSSAVVQKLQQEIREVVRDTGTTILEKDIAFDEKLLTAFRAAIGKSADEPGGRTNSSLIKARRALLQKGKIRENLTKRLYGTSTGRRRSAWHRDWEVEFWKHRCSAGINPEKIKTLQSVLQLLKKSSEMDKEIAQDKKGMNTDSILSRVYLADASVVPRKVDVKPLSAIAGCPQSDENSLVKANNSKAPNKPVPGTETINISSPNSSVKVSSSLILSKEASSRKDNRNNKAAPNQQNQSAGDIKHDKRKWALEVLARKNASSITSKDKCEVADDLKAKYPLLAQLPVDMRPHLTTSHHNKVPISVRQAQLYHIAEHYLQKANLAVIRRCADTELAIVDAVNVEKDINERSSSKSIYVNLCSQATRQPAKGKSENGASNIAAKTELDNGQIPQEVNTKNTNICNSDTKEALNSTDHSDLPASAGKMVKGELGVDLSPEQQTAGFSNVEEALKMAGLLDSPPNSPERKTTTIEGECIVDLDSEPSRNLQSTSDSMARDISSLKEADDSSLLIDLHENGQNLHIVTSCQQPKYNSDEHQKLILRGETTDATANQIVSVDLDEAGCSVQIKNSNGSNKEILAETNTPDVGDPKEIKVSESEMCNQSCQVNSSLTEAEVVSKTLNLDSNKGKSSGDTAALNSRPSDGDKLSTHPAQSGDGSKKPARDPG from the exons ATGGATGTCGATGGAGAGTCGAGTGGGCCTGTCGGGGATATGAACGATCTG GAAAATTATTCATTTGAGAATGAAACTTGTGGAATTTGTAGAGACATTGTCATTGATAGAGGAGTTCTGGATTGCTGTCAACACTG GTTCTGCTATACATGCATTGACAACTGGTCTGCCATCACAAATCGCTGCCCCCTTTGCAAAAGTGAATTTCAGTCTATAACATGCACTCCA GTGTTTGATACCACTGGAGCTAATAATGAAGATGAATATTCTTTAACCAG TGGTGATGATGACTGGTATATGCAAGGAGAAAACAACACACTTTCCTTCCCATCATACTATATTGATGCAGAA GCAGTAGTTTGCTTGGATGATGGTGATTGCAAGATTCGGAGTGGAGCTGTGTCAGTGGAGGATGATTCAACTTTTGATACGTCAATTGCTTGTGATTCTTGTGATTTATG GTATCATGCTATATGTGTGGGTTTTAATCCAGAAGTGGCATCTGAAGATTCATGGTTGTGCCCAAG ATGCGTGTCTACTGAAGTGAAACACAATGCGGATcctatcttgaaacaaaatttcagtggGGACTGTTCAACTGGTTCTGGTAGGACAACTACCGATGCATCATTTTCTGGGAGGGTGTCCGTATCTGTTGCTGATGAAGGTGAAACTGCCCTTGTTGTCTCAATGGTTGGTGTACATTCTGAAATTCGGGATGGTCTGTCGGAACCTTCACTAGGCTTAAAGACTGAACAGGAAAGATTTAATTCCAATTCATATCCAAGTTATTCCAACGATGATTTGTTGAATGAAGCTGTCGCAGATGCCAAAATCTTTAGGAACTCAGATGGTTTCACTATATCACACGATAGATGCTCTGAAACAAATCTTGTCCACAAGGTTTCTTCTGAGCCAACAGAAAGGCCATTGGAGTTTTCACCAATACGTGAGTCGGCAACTACATTATTTAGATCAGAGCAGGGGAACATGCCAAATGTACAGTTGGAAGTACCACAACATGCTCCATCTTGTTCATTTTCACAAATCAGCAAAGTATCTGAAAATTCAGGAGAGGAGAATACATTGCTTAGAGAAATTGGAAGATCTACTGTCATCACACCACAATTTTCATCACCAG CTGGTGATGCGGCAAAATCGAACGACATAGATTTGATCGATGCAGGTGAGATTAAGCAGATGGGAAGTGCTCTGGACGTGCAGTTGACATCGAC GCATGATGGAAAAGCTATTGGTGATATTGAAGTTAAATACAAGGaatcaaatgatgaaattGGTCGTCCTGCAAAGAAAGCAAGGTCAGAAGTGTCAGAACAGGAAATGGATCTGATTGGGAACTCAGGTGCTTCTCCATCAGATGATCATACTACTTCCAGTCCAGCAAAAGCTGAAATTGGTGGTATGCCAGAATTCCTCAGATCGGATAATTCTGTTCCTGATATAATGAGTATAGTTGGAGAAGACTACAGAAGAGATCCTGGTAGAGAATTGGCAAGGCCTGTAGGAAGAAGAGCAGGAGATAAGCCTGGCCTGAGAGTGAAAAAGATTTTCCGAAAGGAAGAAGGAAAGAAGTCCTCAGCTGTAGTTCAAAAGCTACAACAAGAGATCAGGGAAGTGGTTAGAGACACTGGCACTACTATACTCGAGAAAGATATTGCATTTGATGAAAAACTTTTGACTGCATTCCGTGCGGCGATTGGAAAGTCTGCAGATGAACCAGGGGGAAGAACTAATTCTTCACTCATAAAAGCAAGGAGGGCATTGCTTCAGAAGGGAAAAATACGTGAAAATCTGACCAAAAGGTTGTATGGAACATCCACAGGAAGGAGACGAAGTGCATGGCACCGTGATTGGGAAGTCGAATTCTGGAAACATCGTTGCTCTGCAGGGATAAATCCTGAAAAGATTAAGACACTGCAATCAGTACTTCAGTTACTCAAGAAATCCTCAGAAATGGATAAAGAAATTGCTCAAGATAAGAAGGGGATGAATACTGATTCCATTTTGTCCAGGGTATATTTGGCTGATGCTTCAGTTGTTCCTAGGAAGGTTGATGTAAAACCTCTGTCTGCCATTGCAGGATGCCCACAATCAGATGAAAACAGCCTAGTCAAGGCTAACAATAGCAAGGCACCTAACAAACCTGTACCAGGGACTGAAACAATCAATATCAGTTCACCCAATAGCAGTGTAAAAGTGTCTAGTTCTTTGATCCTTAGTAAAGAAGCATCTAGCAGAAAGGATAACAGAAATAATAAGGCAGCACCAAATCAACAAAACCAATCTGCGGGTGATATAAAGCATGACAAAAGGAAATGGGCTCTTGAGGTCCTAGCAAGAAAAAATGCCAGTTCTATTACAAGCAAAGACAAatgtgaagttgctgatgatCTGAAGGCAAAATACCCTCTATTA GCACAACTTCCTGTTGATATGAGGCCGCATCTCACAACTAGTCATCATAATAAAGTTCCCATATCAGTTAGACAG GCGCAACTTTACCACATCGCTGAGCATTATCTGCAGAAAGCAAATTTGGCTGTCATTCGCAGATGCGCAGATACTGAGTTGGCCATTGTTGATGCTGTCAATGTAGAAAAGGATATTAACGAGAGGTCTAGTAGCAAATCAATTTATGTGAATCTCTGCTCTCAAGCTACTCGTCAGCCTGCCAAAGGAAAATCAGAGAATGGCGCTTCAAATATAGCTGCAAAGACTGAATTAGACAATGGACAGATACCACAAGAAGTTAACACCAAAAATACCAATATTTGTAACAGTGACACCAAAGAAGCTTTAAACAGCACAGATCATTCTGATCTTCCTGCAAGTGCCGGGAAAATGGTTAAGGGTGAACTAGGTGTGGATCTTTCTCCAGAGCAGCAAACTGCTGGCTTCAGCAACGTGGAAGAAGCGCTCAAAATGGCAGGCCTCTTGGATTCCCCTCCTAACAGTCCTGAGAGAAAGACCACCACAATTGAAG GAGAATGCATTGTTGATTTGGATTCAGAACCCAGCAGAAACTTGCAGTCAACTTCTGATTCTATGGCGAGGGATATATCCTCACTCAAAGAAGCTGATGATTCCTCTCTGCTAATTGATCTCCATGAAAATGGTCAAAATCTCCATATTGTGACATCATGTCAgcaaccaaaatataattctGATGAGCATCAGAAGTTGATACTCAGAGGAGAAacaacagatgcaacagcaaatCAAATTGTTTCAGTGGACTTGGATGAAGCTGGGTGTAGCGTGCAAATCAAAAACTCAAACGGATCAAATAAAGAAATTCTAGCTGAGACCAACACGCCTGATGTAGGGGACCCAAAAGAGATCAAAGTATCAGAAAGTGAGATGTGTAACCAATCTTGTCAGGTGAATAGCTCTCTGACAGAAGCTGAAGTAGTCAGCAAAACACTTAACTTAGACTCAAACAAAGGGAAATCCTCTGGTGACACTGCAGCGTTGAACAGTAGACCTTCAGACGGAGACAAGTTGTCCACACATCCAGCCCAAAGTGGGGATGGTTCAAAGAAGCCAGCAAGGGATCCAG GTTGA
- the LOC102716358 gene encoding uncharacterized protein At4g10930 isoform X1, protein MDVDGESSGPVGDMNDLENYSFENETCGICRDIVIDRGVLDCCQHWFCYTCIDNWSAITNRCPLCKSEFQSITCTPVFDTTGANNEDEYSLTSGDDDWYMQGENNTLSFPSYYIDAEAVVCLDDGDCKIRSGAVSVEDDSTFDTSIACDSCDLWYHAICVGFNPEVASEDSWLCPRCVSTEVKHNADPILKQNFSGDCSTGSGRTTTDASFSGRVSVSVADEGETALVVSMVGVHSEIRDGLSEPSLGLKTEQERFNSNSYPSYSNDDLLNEAVADAKIFRNSDGFTISHDRCSETNLVHKVSSEPTERPLEFSPIRESATTLFRSEQGNMPNVQLEVPQHAPSCSFSQISKVSENSGEENTLLREIGRSTVITPQFSSPAGDAAKSNDIDLIDAGEIKQMGSALDVQLTSTHDGKAIGDIEVKYKESNDEIGRPAKKARSEVSEQEMDLIGNSGASPSDDHTTSSPAKAEIGGMPEFLRSDNSVPDIMSIVGEDYRRDPGRELARPVGRRAGDKPGLRVKKIFRKEEGKKSSAVVQKLQQEIREVVRDTGTTILEKDIAFDEKLLTAFRAAIGKSADEPGGRTNSSLIKARRALLQKGKIRENLTKRLYGTSTGRRRSAWHRDWEVEFWKHRCSAGINPEKIKTLQSVLQLLKKSSEMDKEIAQDKKGMNTDSILSRVYLADASVVPRKVDVKPLSAIAGCPQSDENSLVKANNSKAPNKPVPGTETINISSPNSSVKVSSSLILSKEASSRKDNRNNKAAPNQQNQSAGDIKHDKRKWALEVLARKNASSITSKDKCEVADDLKAKYPLLAQLPVDMRPHLTTSHHNKVPISVRQAQLYHIAEHYLQKANLAVIRRCADTELAIVDAVNVEKDINERSSSKSIYVNLCSQATRQPAKGKSENGASNIAAKTELDNGQIPQEVNTKNTNICNSDTKEALNSTDHSDLPASAGKMVKGELGVDLSPEQQTAGFSNVEEALKMAGLLDSPPNSPERKTTTIEGECIVDLDSEPSRNLQSTSDSMARDISSLKEADDSSLLIDLHENGQNLHIVTSCQQPKYNSDEHQKLILRGETTDATANQIVSVDLDEAGCSVQIKNSNGSNKEILAETNTPDVGDPKEIKVSESEMCNQSCQVNSSLTEAEVVSKTLNLDSNKGKSSGDTAALNSRPSDGDKLSTHPAQSGDGSKKPARDPGNNKSDPSGSIYKKVEVFVKENIRPLCKSGVITVEQYRWAVAKTTEKVMKYHSDAKNANFLIKEGDKVKKLALQYVEAAQQKVT, encoded by the exons ATGGATGTCGATGGAGAGTCGAGTGGGCCTGTCGGGGATATGAACGATCTG GAAAATTATTCATTTGAGAATGAAACTTGTGGAATTTGTAGAGACATTGTCATTGATAGAGGAGTTCTGGATTGCTGTCAACACTG GTTCTGCTATACATGCATTGACAACTGGTCTGCCATCACAAATCGCTGCCCCCTTTGCAAAAGTGAATTTCAGTCTATAACATGCACTCCA GTGTTTGATACCACTGGAGCTAATAATGAAGATGAATATTCTTTAACCAG TGGTGATGATGACTGGTATATGCAAGGAGAAAACAACACACTTTCCTTCCCATCATACTATATTGATGCAGAA GCAGTAGTTTGCTTGGATGATGGTGATTGCAAGATTCGGAGTGGAGCTGTGTCAGTGGAGGATGATTCAACTTTTGATACGTCAATTGCTTGTGATTCTTGTGATTTATG GTATCATGCTATATGTGTGGGTTTTAATCCAGAAGTGGCATCTGAAGATTCATGGTTGTGCCCAAG ATGCGTGTCTACTGAAGTGAAACACAATGCGGATcctatcttgaaacaaaatttcagtggGGACTGTTCAACTGGTTCTGGTAGGACAACTACCGATGCATCATTTTCTGGGAGGGTGTCCGTATCTGTTGCTGATGAAGGTGAAACTGCCCTTGTTGTCTCAATGGTTGGTGTACATTCTGAAATTCGGGATGGTCTGTCGGAACCTTCACTAGGCTTAAAGACTGAACAGGAAAGATTTAATTCCAATTCATATCCAAGTTATTCCAACGATGATTTGTTGAATGAAGCTGTCGCAGATGCCAAAATCTTTAGGAACTCAGATGGTTTCACTATATCACACGATAGATGCTCTGAAACAAATCTTGTCCACAAGGTTTCTTCTGAGCCAACAGAAAGGCCATTGGAGTTTTCACCAATACGTGAGTCGGCAACTACATTATTTAGATCAGAGCAGGGGAACATGCCAAATGTACAGTTGGAAGTACCACAACATGCTCCATCTTGTTCATTTTCACAAATCAGCAAAGTATCTGAAAATTCAGGAGAGGAGAATACATTGCTTAGAGAAATTGGAAGATCTACTGTCATCACACCACAATTTTCATCACCAG CTGGTGATGCGGCAAAATCGAACGACATAGATTTGATCGATGCAGGTGAGATTAAGCAGATGGGAAGTGCTCTGGACGTGCAGTTGACATCGAC GCATGATGGAAAAGCTATTGGTGATATTGAAGTTAAATACAAGGaatcaaatgatgaaattGGTCGTCCTGCAAAGAAAGCAAGGTCAGAAGTGTCAGAACAGGAAATGGATCTGATTGGGAACTCAGGTGCTTCTCCATCAGATGATCATACTACTTCCAGTCCAGCAAAAGCTGAAATTGGTGGTATGCCAGAATTCCTCAGATCGGATAATTCTGTTCCTGATATAATGAGTATAGTTGGAGAAGACTACAGAAGAGATCCTGGTAGAGAATTGGCAAGGCCTGTAGGAAGAAGAGCAGGAGATAAGCCTGGCCTGAGAGTGAAAAAGATTTTCCGAAAGGAAGAAGGAAAGAAGTCCTCAGCTGTAGTTCAAAAGCTACAACAAGAGATCAGGGAAGTGGTTAGAGACACTGGCACTACTATACTCGAGAAAGATATTGCATTTGATGAAAAACTTTTGACTGCATTCCGTGCGGCGATTGGAAAGTCTGCAGATGAACCAGGGGGAAGAACTAATTCTTCACTCATAAAAGCAAGGAGGGCATTGCTTCAGAAGGGAAAAATACGTGAAAATCTGACCAAAAGGTTGTATGGAACATCCACAGGAAGGAGACGAAGTGCATGGCACCGTGATTGGGAAGTCGAATTCTGGAAACATCGTTGCTCTGCAGGGATAAATCCTGAAAAGATTAAGACACTGCAATCAGTACTTCAGTTACTCAAGAAATCCTCAGAAATGGATAAAGAAATTGCTCAAGATAAGAAGGGGATGAATACTGATTCCATTTTGTCCAGGGTATATTTGGCTGATGCTTCAGTTGTTCCTAGGAAGGTTGATGTAAAACCTCTGTCTGCCATTGCAGGATGCCCACAATCAGATGAAAACAGCCTAGTCAAGGCTAACAATAGCAAGGCACCTAACAAACCTGTACCAGGGACTGAAACAATCAATATCAGTTCACCCAATAGCAGTGTAAAAGTGTCTAGTTCTTTGATCCTTAGTAAAGAAGCATCTAGCAGAAAGGATAACAGAAATAATAAGGCAGCACCAAATCAACAAAACCAATCTGCGGGTGATATAAAGCATGACAAAAGGAAATGGGCTCTTGAGGTCCTAGCAAGAAAAAATGCCAGTTCTATTACAAGCAAAGACAAatgtgaagttgctgatgatCTGAAGGCAAAATACCCTCTATTA GCACAACTTCCTGTTGATATGAGGCCGCATCTCACAACTAGTCATCATAATAAAGTTCCCATATCAGTTAGACAG GCGCAACTTTACCACATCGCTGAGCATTATCTGCAGAAAGCAAATTTGGCTGTCATTCGCAGATGCGCAGATACTGAGTTGGCCATTGTTGATGCTGTCAATGTAGAAAAGGATATTAACGAGAGGTCTAGTAGCAAATCAATTTATGTGAATCTCTGCTCTCAAGCTACTCGTCAGCCTGCCAAAGGAAAATCAGAGAATGGCGCTTCAAATATAGCTGCAAAGACTGAATTAGACAATGGACAGATACCACAAGAAGTTAACACCAAAAATACCAATATTTGTAACAGTGACACCAAAGAAGCTTTAAACAGCACAGATCATTCTGATCTTCCTGCAAGTGCCGGGAAAATGGTTAAGGGTGAACTAGGTGTGGATCTTTCTCCAGAGCAGCAAACTGCTGGCTTCAGCAACGTGGAAGAAGCGCTCAAAATGGCAGGCCTCTTGGATTCCCCTCCTAACAGTCCTGAGAGAAAGACCACCACAATTGAAG GAGAATGCATTGTTGATTTGGATTCAGAACCCAGCAGAAACTTGCAGTCAACTTCTGATTCTATGGCGAGGGATATATCCTCACTCAAAGAAGCTGATGATTCCTCTCTGCTAATTGATCTCCATGAAAATGGTCAAAATCTCCATATTGTGACATCATGTCAgcaaccaaaatataattctGATGAGCATCAGAAGTTGATACTCAGAGGAGAAacaacagatgcaacagcaaatCAAATTGTTTCAGTGGACTTGGATGAAGCTGGGTGTAGCGTGCAAATCAAAAACTCAAACGGATCAAATAAAGAAATTCTAGCTGAGACCAACACGCCTGATGTAGGGGACCCAAAAGAGATCAAAGTATCAGAAAGTGAGATGTGTAACCAATCTTGTCAGGTGAATAGCTCTCTGACAGAAGCTGAAGTAGTCAGCAAAACACTTAACTTAGACTCAAACAAAGGGAAATCCTCTGGTGACACTGCAGCGTTGAACAGTAGACCTTCAGACGGAGACAAGTTGTCCACACATCCAGCCCAAAGTGGGGATGGTTCAAAGAAGCCAGCAAGGGATCCAGGTAATAACAAATCAGATCCTTCTGGCTCCATATATAAGAAG GTTGAAGTGTTCGTGAAAGAGAACATCAGACCACTTTGTAAGAGTGGTGTGATTACTGTCGAGCAATATAGGTGGGCGGTCGCAAAAACCACAGAAAAGGTCATGAAATACCATTCTGACGCTAAAAATGCCAACTTTCTGATCAAGGAGGGCGACAAGGTGAAAAAGTTGGCCCTACAGTATGTTGAGGCAGCCCAGCAAAAGGTTACATGA
- the LOC102716358 gene encoding uncharacterized protein At4g10930 isoform X3 — MMVIARFGVELCQWRMIQLLIRQLLVILVIYARYHAICVGFNPEVASEDSWLCPRCVSTEVKHNADPILKQNFSGDCSTGSGRTTTDASFSGRVSVSVADEGETALVVSMVGVHSEIRDGLSEPSLGLKTEQERFNSNSYPSYSNDDLLNEAVADAKIFRNSDGFTISHDRCSETNLVHKVSSEPTERPLEFSPIRESATTLFRSEQGNMPNVQLEVPQHAPSCSFSQISKVSENSGEENTLLREIGRSTVITPQFSSPAGDAAKSNDIDLIDAGEIKQMGSALDVQLTSTHDGKAIGDIEVKYKESNDEIGRPAKKARSEVSEQEMDLIGNSGASPSDDHTTSSPAKAEIGGMPEFLRSDNSVPDIMSIVGEDYRRDPGRELARPVGRRAGDKPGLRVKKIFRKEEGKKSSAVVQKLQQEIREVVRDTGTTILEKDIAFDEKLLTAFRAAIGKSADEPGGRTNSSLIKARRALLQKGKIRENLTKRLYGTSTGRRRSAWHRDWEVEFWKHRCSAGINPEKIKTLQSVLQLLKKSSEMDKEIAQDKKGMNTDSILSRVYLADASVVPRKVDVKPLSAIAGCPQSDENSLVKANNSKAPNKPVPGTETINISSPNSSVKVSSSLILSKEASSRKDNRNNKAAPNQQNQSAGDIKHDKRKWALEVLARKNASSITSKDKCEVADDLKAKYPLLAQLPVDMRPHLTTSHHNKVPISVRQAQLYHIAEHYLQKANLAVIRRCADTELAIVDAVNVEKDINERSSSKSIYVNLCSQATRQPAKGKSENGASNIAAKTELDNGQIPQEVNTKNTNICNSDTKEALNSTDHSDLPASAGKMVKGELGVDLSPEQQTAGFSNVEEALKMAGLLDSPPNSPERKTTTIEGECIVDLDSEPSRNLQSTSDSMARDISSLKEADDSSLLIDLHENGQNLHIVTSCQQPKYNSDEHQKLILRGETTDATANQIVSVDLDEAGCSVQIKNSNGSNKEILAETNTPDVGDPKEIKVSESEMCNQSCQVNSSLTEAEVVSKTLNLDSNKGKSSGDTAALNSRPSDGDKLSTHPAQSGDGSKKPARDPGNNKSDPSGSIYKKVEVFVKENIRPLCKSGVITVEQYRWAVAKTTEKVMKYHSDAKNANFLIKEGDKVKKLALQYVEAAQQKVT, encoded by the exons ATGATGGTGATTGCAAGATTCGGAGTGGAGCTGTGTCAGTGGAGGATGATTCAACTTTTGATACGTCAATTGCTTGTGATTCTTGTGATTTATG CCAGGTATCATGCTATATGTGTGGGTTTTAATCCAGAAGTGGCATCTGAAGATTCATGGTTGTGCCCAAG ATGCGTGTCTACTGAAGTGAAACACAATGCGGATcctatcttgaaacaaaatttcagtggGGACTGTTCAACTGGTTCTGGTAGGACAACTACCGATGCATCATTTTCTGGGAGGGTGTCCGTATCTGTTGCTGATGAAGGTGAAACTGCCCTTGTTGTCTCAATGGTTGGTGTACATTCTGAAATTCGGGATGGTCTGTCGGAACCTTCACTAGGCTTAAAGACTGAACAGGAAAGATTTAATTCCAATTCATATCCAAGTTATTCCAACGATGATTTGTTGAATGAAGCTGTCGCAGATGCCAAAATCTTTAGGAACTCAGATGGTTTCACTATATCACACGATAGATGCTCTGAAACAAATCTTGTCCACAAGGTTTCTTCTGAGCCAACAGAAAGGCCATTGGAGTTTTCACCAATACGTGAGTCGGCAACTACATTATTTAGATCAGAGCAGGGGAACATGCCAAATGTACAGTTGGAAGTACCACAACATGCTCCATCTTGTTCATTTTCACAAATCAGCAAAGTATCTGAAAATTCAGGAGAGGAGAATACATTGCTTAGAGAAATTGGAAGATCTACTGTCATCACACCACAATTTTCATCACCAG CTGGTGATGCGGCAAAATCGAACGACATAGATTTGATCGATGCAGGTGAGATTAAGCAGATGGGAAGTGCTCTGGACGTGCAGTTGACATCGAC GCATGATGGAAAAGCTATTGGTGATATTGAAGTTAAATACAAGGaatcaaatgatgaaattGGTCGTCCTGCAAAGAAAGCAAGGTCAGAAGTGTCAGAACAGGAAATGGATCTGATTGGGAACTCAGGTGCTTCTCCATCAGATGATCATACTACTTCCAGTCCAGCAAAAGCTGAAATTGGTGGTATGCCAGAATTCCTCAGATCGGATAATTCTGTTCCTGATATAATGAGTATAGTTGGAGAAGACTACAGAAGAGATCCTGGTAGAGAATTGGCAAGGCCTGTAGGAAGAAGAGCAGGAGATAAGCCTGGCCTGAGAGTGAAAAAGATTTTCCGAAAGGAAGAAGGAAAGAAGTCCTCAGCTGTAGTTCAAAAGCTACAACAAGAGATCAGGGAAGTGGTTAGAGACACTGGCACTACTATACTCGAGAAAGATATTGCATTTGATGAAAAACTTTTGACTGCATTCCGTGCGGCGATTGGAAAGTCTGCAGATGAACCAGGGGGAAGAACTAATTCTTCACTCATAAAAGCAAGGAGGGCATTGCTTCAGAAGGGAAAAATACGTGAAAATCTGACCAAAAGGTTGTATGGAACATCCACAGGAAGGAGACGAAGTGCATGGCACCGTGATTGGGAAGTCGAATTCTGGAAACATCGTTGCTCTGCAGGGATAAATCCTGAAAAGATTAAGACACTGCAATCAGTACTTCAGTTACTCAAGAAATCCTCAGAAATGGATAAAGAAATTGCTCAAGATAAGAAGGGGATGAATACTGATTCCATTTTGTCCAGGGTATATTTGGCTGATGCTTCAGTTGTTCCTAGGAAGGTTGATGTAAAACCTCTGTCTGCCATTGCAGGATGCCCACAATCAGATGAAAACAGCCTAGTCAAGGCTAACAATAGCAAGGCACCTAACAAACCTGTACCAGGGACTGAAACAATCAATATCAGTTCACCCAATAGCAGTGTAAAAGTGTCTAGTTCTTTGATCCTTAGTAAAGAAGCATCTAGCAGAAAGGATAACAGAAATAATAAGGCAGCACCAAATCAACAAAACCAATCTGCGGGTGATATAAAGCATGACAAAAGGAAATGGGCTCTTGAGGTCCTAGCAAGAAAAAATGCCAGTTCTATTACAAGCAAAGACAAatgtgaagttgctgatgatCTGAAGGCAAAATACCCTCTATTA GCACAACTTCCTGTTGATATGAGGCCGCATCTCACAACTAGTCATCATAATAAAGTTCCCATATCAGTTAGACAG GCGCAACTTTACCACATCGCTGAGCATTATCTGCAGAAAGCAAATTTGGCTGTCATTCGCAGATGCGCAGATACTGAGTTGGCCATTGTTGATGCTGTCAATGTAGAAAAGGATATTAACGAGAGGTCTAGTAGCAAATCAATTTATGTGAATCTCTGCTCTCAAGCTACTCGTCAGCCTGCCAAAGGAAAATCAGAGAATGGCGCTTCAAATATAGCTGCAAAGACTGAATTAGACAATGGACAGATACCACAAGAAGTTAACACCAAAAATACCAATATTTGTAACAGTGACACCAAAGAAGCTTTAAACAGCACAGATCATTCTGATCTTCCTGCAAGTGCCGGGAAAATGGTTAAGGGTGAACTAGGTGTGGATCTTTCTCCAGAGCAGCAAACTGCTGGCTTCAGCAACGTGGAAGAAGCGCTCAAAATGGCAGGCCTCTTGGATTCCCCTCCTAACAGTCCTGAGAGAAAGACCACCACAATTGAAG GAGAATGCATTGTTGATTTGGATTCAGAACCCAGCAGAAACTTGCAGTCAACTTCTGATTCTATGGCGAGGGATATATCCTCACTCAAAGAAGCTGATGATTCCTCTCTGCTAATTGATCTCCATGAAAATGGTCAAAATCTCCATATTGTGACATCATGTCAgcaaccaaaatataattctGATGAGCATCAGAAGTTGATACTCAGAGGAGAAacaacagatgcaacagcaaatCAAATTGTTTCAGTGGACTTGGATGAAGCTGGGTGTAGCGTGCAAATCAAAAACTCAAACGGATCAAATAAAGAAATTCTAGCTGAGACCAACACGCCTGATGTAGGGGACCCAAAAGAGATCAAAGTATCAGAAAGTGAGATGTGTAACCAATCTTGTCAGGTGAATAGCTCTCTGACAGAAGCTGAAGTAGTCAGCAAAACACTTAACTTAGACTCAAACAAAGGGAAATCCTCTGGTGACACTGCAGCGTTGAACAGTAGACCTTCAGACGGAGACAAGTTGTCCACACATCCAGCCCAAAGTGGGGATGGTTCAAAGAAGCCAGCAAGGGATCCAGGTAATAACAAATCAGATCCTTCTGGCTCCATATATAAGAAG GTTGAAGTGTTCGTGAAAGAGAACATCAGACCACTTTGTAAGAGTGGTGTGATTACTGTCGAGCAATATAGGTGGGCGGTCGCAAAAACCACAGAAAAGGTCATGAAATACCATTCTGACGCTAAAAATGCCAACTTTCTGATCAAGGAGGGCGACAAGGTGAAAAAGTTGGCCCTACAGTATGTTGAGGCAGCCCAGCAAAAGGTTACATGA